Proteins encoded together in one Chryseobacterium taklimakanense window:
- the dnaN gene encoding DNA polymerase III subunit beta, which yields MKFIVSSGELWKALQTVSGVISSSQSRPILENYLFELNENNLKITASDGETTLVTTVEVKSDDTGKIAVPAKTIQDLIKTFGDHPLTLSVKENAEGSGSVLEILDEKDNFVCALDNAEDYPELPEFDAAQSVKIPAGILSEALNNTLFATSNDSLRPVMTGVLFQFGEEETNFVSTDSHRLVVYKRKDLISEPMEFIMPKKPLSIFKNILANSGDEVTIEFNENMAKFTFGNNIWICRLIDGKYPNYSAVIPKENPNVLTINRNLLLNAIRRASIMSNKSTNQVRFKLSGNILHLHAEDTEYANKADMQIPCDYNGDDINIGFSSKFLTEMLSVIGADDITMKMSQPNRPGIVEPVDGLEENEHLLMLSMPVIGM from the coding sequence ATGAAATTTATTGTTTCGAGTGGTGAATTGTGGAAGGCGCTGCAAACGGTCAGCGGAGTAATTTCAAGTTCACAGTCCAGGCCAATTCTTGAAAACTATCTTTTCGAATTAAATGAAAACAATCTTAAAATTACGGCTTCCGACGGTGAAACCACTCTGGTGACAACTGTGGAAGTGAAATCTGATGATACGGGAAAAATTGCAGTTCCTGCAAAAACCATCCAGGATTTAATAAAGACTTTTGGCGATCATCCGCTCACACTTTCTGTGAAAGAAAACGCAGAAGGAAGCGGCAGTGTTCTTGAAATTTTAGATGAAAAAGATAACTTCGTTTGCGCACTCGACAATGCGGAAGATTATCCTGAACTTCCCGAATTTGATGCGGCCCAAAGCGTGAAAATTCCCGCTGGCATTCTTTCAGAAGCTCTAAACAATACGCTTTTCGCAACTTCAAACGACTCACTTCGGCCGGTGATGACGGGCGTTTTGTTCCAGTTTGGCGAGGAAGAAACCAATTTCGTTTCTACAGACTCCCACAGACTGGTGGTTTACAAGAGAAAAGACCTGATTTCCGAACCGATGGAATTCATCATGCCGAAGAAACCTTTAAGTATTTTCAAAAATATCCTTGCAAATTCGGGTGACGAAGTAACCATCGAGTTTAACGAGAATATGGCGAAATTCACTTTCGGAAACAACATCTGGATTTGCCGTTTAATCGATGGCAAGTACCCAAATTATTCCGCAGTTATACCAAAGGAAAATCCTAACGTCCTGACGATTAACAGAAATCTTCTTCTTAACGCGATCAGAAGGGCTTCCATCATGTCTAATAAATCCACCAATCAGGTCCGTTTCAAGCTTTCGGGCAACATTCTGCACTTACACGCCGAAGACACTGAATATGCAAACAAGGCCGATATGCAGATTCCTTGCGACTATAATGGTGACGACATCAACATCGGATTCAGCTCAAAATTCCTTACGGAGATGCTTTCCGTCATTGGCGCCGACGATATCACCATGAAAATGTCCCAGCCAAACCGCCCGGGAATTGTGGAACCGGTTGACGGACTCGAGGAAAACGAACACCTGCTGATGCTTTCTATGCCGGTTATCGGAATGTAG
- a CDS encoding diacylglycerol kinase family protein: MRKPPLHKSFGNAIRGITGMISSERNFQFHILALIINLFLIVFLELNSTDTALIFIVCFGVMSTEILNTAIEKICDFVHPEFDERIKFIKDISAGAVTLMAILAVIVGFLVYPKYLF, from the coding sequence ATGAGAAAACCGCCGCTTCATAAAAGTTTTGGTAATGCCATTAGGGGAATTACCGGTATGATAAGTTCTGAACGGAATTTTCAGTTTCACATTCTGGCCCTGATCATTAATCTTTTTCTAATTGTTTTTCTCGAATTAAATTCCACCGATACCGCCCTCATCTTCATCGTTTGCTTTGGCGTAATGAGCACCGAAATTCTGAACACTGCCATCGAGAAAATTTGCGATTTTGTTCATCCGGAATTCGATGAGCGGATAAAATTCATCAAAGATATATCGGCGGGAGCAGTAACGCTGATGGCAATTTTGGCCGTTATTGTCGGCTTTTTGGTTTATCCTAAATATCTTTTCTAG
- a CDS encoding phosphoribosylformylglycinamidine synthase, translating to MNKRIFVEKRGVFDVESPKVFNEIKNIVPGIQNVKVYNVYDIFGLSDDEYSKVVHNTFVDPVTDILHENNPAENLHFATEFLPGQYDQRADSAQQCIVLLTENNNSQVRSGKLIELFGVTENDLVKIKDLLINKVESQEKNLTKLQIPAEETPDPVKTHDGFIHFTTPQLQDFYSQHGFAFGFDDLEFIQNYFKSENRNPTETELKVLDTYWSDHCRHTTFETELTDIQFEGKFKDTLDQIFSDYLEKRKFLGREAKPISLMDLATVCARYFHKTGKLENLVVSDEINACTIEIEAEFDGKKEPWYLLFKNETHNHPTEIEPFGGASTCLGGAIRDPLSGRAFVFQAMRLTGAADVLEPVSETLPGKLPQRTITKQAANGYSSYGNQIGLATTHVSEIYDEGYKAKRMEVGFVAGAVPKNWVRREKPAVGDVVIVLGGATGRDGVGGATGSSKEQDETSIHTLSTEVQKGNAVEERKIQRLFRNPEVTTLIKKSNDFGAGGVSVAIGEIADSLEINLDVLPLKYDGLNGTELAISESQERMAVVIEEKDKEKFIRFCEQENIQAVEIAKVTDSGRMQMFWNGQKIVDLSRNFLDTSGCSKKQHAKVNHLQEIASENINFNEENFLKILAGKNVASQKGLVEMFDSTVGGTTVAMPFGGKYQLTGTEGSVQTLPVLNAENVETVSFASWGFDAEISQQNSLVGASLAVVESVAKIVALGGNFRNIRLSFQEYFEKLGSNPEKWGKPLASLLGAYDAQMNFGLAAIGGKDSMSGTYQDINVPPTLISFACANGEKSTVISPEFKEAGNFIYHFRNEFNESGLPNYERLISVFDLIHENIKSKKVVSVKTVKDGGVAVAVAKMTFGNKLGAEISVDEKLLLDKNIGGLIIESTEKIDDSLLQYIGEVKNQNILVINNFEFEIEKLIQVNYHTFEELFPTKEKEKIVVEIDEKLNSTEPRNIFLKKHNIAKPRVFVPAFPGTNCEYETQNAFRKEGADVHSLPLLNLNNDLLNKSIDNWVKEIQQSQILVFSGGFSAGDEPDGSAKFIVNVLKNQKMKDAVHELLARDGMILGICNGFQALVKSGLLPYGEIRDLDENSPTLAHNAIGRHISQMVNVKVANDDSPWLKGTKGQLFTIPISHGEGRFMASEEVLTKLYKNGQIATQYVDFDGNIAHGMPFNPNNSLFGIEGITSLDGKIYGRMGHPERFTEGLLKNIPTANYHNIFRNGVEYFK from the coding sequence ATGAACAAAAGAATTTTCGTAGAAAAAAGAGGAGTTTTCGATGTTGAAAGTCCAAAAGTTTTTAATGAAATCAAAAATATCGTTCCGGGAATTCAGAACGTTAAAGTTTACAACGTTTATGATATTTTCGGGCTGAGTGATGATGAGTATTCAAAAGTCGTACACAACACTTTTGTAGATCCTGTCACTGATATTCTGCACGAAAACAATCCTGCTGAAAACCTTCATTTTGCGACAGAATTTCTTCCTGGGCAATACGACCAAAGAGCTGATTCAGCACAGCAGTGTATTGTTTTGCTGACGGAGAATAATAATTCCCAGGTTAGAAGCGGCAAACTTATTGAGCTTTTTGGCGTTACAGAAAATGATTTGGTTAAAATCAAAGATTTGCTCATCAACAAGGTGGAATCCCAGGAAAAAAATCTCACCAAACTGCAAATTCCGGCCGAAGAAACCCCGGATCCGGTAAAAACACACGATGGTTTCATCCATTTTACGACTCCACAGCTTCAGGATTTTTACAGTCAGCACGGCTTTGCCTTCGGTTTTGACGACCTGGAATTTATTCAGAATTATTTTAAATCTGAAAACCGCAATCCAACCGAAACAGAACTCAAAGTTCTGGATACGTATTGGAGCGACCATTGTCGTCACACCACATTTGAGACGGAACTCACAGATATTCAGTTTGAAGGAAAGTTTAAGGACACTTTAGACCAAATTTTCAGTGATTATCTGGAAAAAAGAAAATTCCTCGGACGCGAAGCCAAACCGATTTCTTTAATGGATTTGGCGACGGTTTGCGCAAGGTATTTCCATAAAACCGGAAAACTGGAGAACCTCGTTGTTTCTGATGAAATCAATGCCTGCACGATTGAAATCGAGGCAGAATTTGACGGGAAAAAAGAGCCTTGGTATTTGCTTTTCAAGAACGAAACACACAATCACCCTACGGAAATTGAGCCTTTTGGCGGTGCTTCCACATGCCTGGGCGGTGCGATACGCGATCCTTTGTCGGGAAGAGCGTTTGTGTTCCAGGCGATGCGTTTAACTGGCGCTGCTGATGTCCTGGAACCGGTTTCCGAAACTTTGCCGGGGAAACTTCCGCAAAGAACGATTACCAAACAGGCCGCAAACGGCTATTCTTCCTACGGAAACCAGATTGGACTGGCCACGACCCACGTCTCAGAAATTTACGATGAAGGGTATAAGGCCAAAAGAATGGAGGTTGGTTTTGTCGCCGGTGCGGTCCCGAAAAATTGGGTTCGTCGCGAGAAACCGGCAGTGGGCGATGTCGTGATTGTGCTGGGTGGAGCAACAGGACGTGACGGTGTGGGTGGCGCCACCGGAAGTTCGAAAGAGCAGGATGAAACGTCGATTCATACGCTTTCGACCGAGGTTCAGAAAGGAAATGCGGTGGAAGAACGCAAAATTCAAAGGCTTTTCCGAAATCCGGAAGTGACCACTTTAATTAAAAAATCCAACGATTTTGGCGCGGGAGGAGTTTCCGTGGCGATTGGTGAAATTGCTGATTCGCTGGAAATTAACCTCGATGTTTTGCCTTTGAAATATGATGGCTTGAACGGAACTGAACTCGCTATTTCCGAATCCCAGGAAAGAATGGCGGTCGTGATTGAGGAAAAAGATAAAGAAAAATTCATCCGCTTCTGCGAACAGGAAAACATCCAAGCTGTTGAAATTGCGAAAGTTACAGACAGCGGAAGGATGCAGATGTTCTGGAACGGACAGAAAATAGTGGATCTGAGCCGTAATTTCCTCGATACGAGCGGTTGTAGTAAGAAACAGCATGCAAAGGTGAACCATTTACAGGAAATTGCGTCAGAAAACATCAATTTCAACGAGGAAAATTTCCTTAAAATTTTAGCCGGTAAAAATGTTGCTTCGCAAAAAGGCTTAGTGGAAATGTTTGATTCCACGGTGGGCGGAACGACGGTTGCAATGCCTTTTGGCGGAAAATATCAGTTGACCGGAACTGAGGGAAGCGTGCAGACTTTGCCCGTTTTGAACGCTGAAAATGTTGAGACCGTTTCGTTTGCAAGTTGGGGGTTTGATGCTGAAATTTCCCAGCAGAATTCTCTGGTGGGCGCAAGTTTGGCCGTTGTGGAAAGCGTGGCGAAAATTGTGGCCTTGGGCGGAAATTTCAGAAATATCCGTTTGAGTTTCCAGGAATATTTTGAAAAACTGGGCTCGAATCCTGAGAAATGGGGCAAACCTCTGGCCTCGTTGCTCGGCGCATATGATGCACAGATGAATTTTGGCCTTGCCGCGATTGGTGGTAAAGATTCTATGTCGGGGACGTATCAGGACATTAATGTGCCACCAACTTTGATTTCCTTCGCGTGTGCCAACGGTGAAAAATCAACGGTAATTTCTCCGGAATTTAAAGAAGCGGGGAATTTCATCTATCATTTCAGAAATGAATTTAACGAAAGTGGTTTACCGAATTATGAAAGGCTGATTTCTGTTTTTGATTTAATTCACGAAAATATAAAGTCGAAGAAAGTAGTTTCTGTAAAGACGGTTAAAGACGGTGGAGTTGCGGTTGCGGTTGCCAAAATGACTTTCGGAAATAAACTGGGTGCTGAAATTTCTGTTGATGAAAAACTGCTCTTAGATAAAAATATCGGCGGCCTCATTATTGAATCCACAGAAAAAATTGACGACAGTTTACTTCAATATATCGGTGAAGTTAAAAATCAAAACATATTGGTAATCAACAATTTTGAATTTGAAATCGAAAAATTAATTCAGGTAAATTACCATACGTTTGAAGAACTTTTTCCAACCAAAGAAAAAGAAAAAATTGTGGTTGAAATTGATGAAAAACTGAACTCAACCGAACCTAGAAATATCTTCCTCAAAAAGCATAACATCGCAAAACCCCGCGTTTTTGTGCCTGCTTTTCCGGGAACGAACTGCGAGTACGAAACCCAAAATGCATTCCGGAAAGAAGGTGCGGATGTTCACAGTTTGCCACTTTTGAATCTGAATAATGACCTGCTCAACAAAAGTATCGACAATTGGGTGAAAGAAATTCAGCAGTCCCAGATTCTGGTTTTTTCCGGTGGATTTTCAGCGGGCGACGAACCGGACGGTTCTGCGAAATTCATTGTCAATGTTCTGAAAAACCAAAAAATGAAAGACGCCGTTCACGAACTTTTGGCGCGCGACGGGATGATCCTCGGGATCTGCAACGGTTTCCAGGCTTTGGTTAAATCAGGACTATTGCCATACGGTGAAATCCGTGATTTGGATGAAAATTCGCCAACTTTGGCTCACAATGCCATAGGAAGACATATTTCTCAAATGGTGAATGTAAAAGTGGCCAATGACGATTCTCCTTGGTTGAAAGGAACAAAAGGCCAGCTTTTTACCATTCCCATTTCACATGGGGAAGGCCGTTTTATGGCGTCGGAAGAAGTGTTGACCAAACTTTACAAAAACGGACAGATTGCAACGCAGTATGTAGATTTTGACGGAAATATCGCTCACGGAATGCCTTTCAATCCAAATAATTCCCTTTTCGGAATTGAAGGAATTACTTCACTTGACGGAAAAATTTATGGCAGAATGGGGCACCCGGAAAGATTTACAGAAGGTTTGCTGAAAAATATCCCGACCGCGAATTATCATAATATTTTCCGGAACGGAGTGGAGTATTTTAAATAG
- the purB gene encoding adenylosuccinate lyase: protein MNSYKNPLEERYSSEEMLFNFSPNNKFRTWRKLWITLAEIEKDLGLEISDEQIQELKANAENIDYDKAAEYEKKFRHDVMAHVHTYGDVAPSAKGIIHLGATSAFVGDNTDLIQIRDGLLILRKQLVNVIKGLSDFALKYKDLPTLGFTHYQPAQLTTVGKRATLWLQSLILDFEELEFFLETLRFRGVKGTTGTAASFLELFNGDYSKVKHLDKELSARFGFEKVFGVSGQTYDRKIDAKVVSLLSNIAQSAHKFTNDLRLLQNLKEIEEPFEKNQIGSSAMAYKRNPMRSERIGALAKYVMSLSSSSAMVAATQWFERTLDDSANKRLTIPQAFLAVDAVLLIWNNIMNGIVVYENRIHKHIMEELPFMATEYIIMEEVKAGGDRQEIHETIRVHSMEASKKVKIEGKENDLIERIMNDPSLKMDKSKIAEVLDPKNFIGFAPIQTEEFIKNEVQPILDKYSHEIGLEADLKV, encoded by the coding sequence ATGAATTCATATAAAAACCCATTGGAAGAACGCTATTCCAGTGAGGAAATGCTCTTCAATTTCTCACCCAACAATAAATTCCGTACCTGGAGGAAACTTTGGATTACCCTTGCCGAAATCGAAAAGGATTTAGGTTTGGAGATTTCTGATGAGCAGATTCAGGAGCTTAAAGCCAATGCTGAAAACATTGATTATGATAAGGCCGCGGAATATGAGAAGAAGTTCCGGCACGATGTGATGGCTCACGTTCATACTTATGGCGATGTGGCACCTTCCGCAAAAGGAATCATTCATTTGGGCGCAACTTCGGCTTTCGTAGGTGATAATACAGATCTGATTCAGATTCGCGACGGGCTTTTAATTCTCCGCAAACAGTTGGTGAACGTCATTAAAGGTCTTTCCGATTTTGCTCTGAAATATAAAGATTTGCCCACCTTAGGATTCACTCATTATCAGCCTGCGCAACTGACGACCGTTGGAAAAAGAGCAACTTTGTGGCTGCAGTCCTTGATTTTAGACTTTGAAGAACTTGAATTTTTTCTTGAAACCTTGAGATTCAGAGGAGTAAAAGGAACCACGGGAACTGCCGCGAGCTTTTTGGAGTTGTTCAATGGCGATTATTCCAAAGTGAAACATTTGGACAAAGAACTTTCCGCCAGATTTGGTTTTGAGAAAGTGTTCGGTGTTTCCGGACAAACTTACGACCGTAAAATCGATGCGAAAGTAGTTTCCCTCCTTTCAAATATCGCACAGTCAGCACACAAGTTCACCAACGATTTACGGCTTTTGCAGAATTTAAAGGAAATTGAGGAACCTTTCGAAAAAAATCAAATCGGTTCATCCGCAATGGCTTACAAAAGAAATCCGATGCGTTCTGAAAGAATCGGTGCGTTGGCAAAATATGTGATGTCGCTGTCCTCCAGTTCCGCAATGGTAGCTGCAACACAGTGGTTTGAAAGGACCCTGGACGATTCTGCGAACAAACGCCTTACGATTCCTCAGGCATTTTTGGCGGTTGATGCTGTTTTGCTGATCTGGAACAATATCATGAACGGCATCGTGGTGTACGAAAACCGCATCCATAAACACATTATGGAGGAACTTCCGTTTATGGCGACCGAATACATCATTATGGAAGAAGTGAAAGCCGGTGGCGACCGCCAGGAAATCCATGAAACCATTCGCGTTCACTCTATGGAAGCCAGCAAAAAAGTGAAAATAGAAGGAAAGGAAAACGATCTGATTGAAAGAATTATGAACGATCCTTCCCTGAAAATGGACAAATCCAAAATCGCAGAAGTGCTAGATCCAAAAAACTTCATCGGTTTCGCGCCCATCCAAACTGAAGAATTCATTAAAAACGAAGTTCAGCCCATCCTGGATAAATATTCCCACGAAATCGGCCTGGAAGCGGATCTGAAAGTGTAA
- the bglX gene encoding beta-glucosidase BglX, translated as MKKIAIIALAALSTNGFAQKKKAVVSPAIHSEIVNQPVQSYQNNEYNTKRKSFVDALLAKMTLDEKIGQLNLPSAGDFTTGQAQSSDIGKKIEQGLVGGLFNIKGAEKIRAVQKVAVEKSRLKIPLIFGMDVIHGYETTFPIPLGLAASWDMNLVQQSARIAAREAASDGINWTFSPMVDISREPRWGRVSEGAGEDPYLGSQIARAMVYGYQGKNLADKNTILACVKHFALYGAPEGGLDYNTVDMSHTRMFNEYFAPYKAAVDAGVASVMASFNEVDGIPATGNKWLMDDVLRKKWGFNGFIVTDYTGINEMIDHGMGDLQHVSALAMNAGIDMDMVGEGFLKTLKQSVSEGKVSEAQITQAARRILEAKYDLGLFEDPYRYGSANDAQKEVFNASNRAVARNVAAQSMVLLKNDKNILPLKQKGTIALIGPLVDNSVNMAGTWSVATKHGSAVTLLKGLQESVGKNVKILTAKGANVEDNKVLEDVYAAHGKVVDRDSREPSLMIKEALNVAEQADVVVLAIGESAEMSGESSSRANIDIPASQVRLLNELKKTGKPIVVVLLTGRPLTLTNIKDTSEAIINAWFPGTEAGYAVADILFGKVNPSGKLPMTFPRSVGQIPIYYNRKNTGRPLDAALTDKCEYQRFRSNYMDECNTPLYPFGYGLSYTKFEYSELTVSKTNPTGNQSIQASVNVKNTGNYDGAEVVQLYIRDLVGSNTRPIKELKGFQKIFLKKGESKQVSFNITPDDLKFYDNNLKYDWEAGDFDIMIGTSSADVKTARINWSK; from the coding sequence ATGAAGAAGATCGCAATTATCGCGCTTGCAGCGCTCTCCACTAATGGTTTTGCACAAAAAAAGAAAGCAGTTGTCTCACCGGCAATTCATTCTGAAATCGTTAACCAGCCGGTTCAGAGTTATCAGAATAACGAATATAATACTAAAAGAAAATCCTTCGTTGATGCGCTTCTTGCCAAAATGACTTTGGATGAAAAGATTGGTCAGCTCAACCTTCCAAGTGCCGGAGACTTCACTACCGGACAGGCACAAAGTTCAGATATCGGCAAAAAGATTGAACAGGGACTTGTTGGCGGGCTTTTCAATATCAAAGGTGCTGAAAAAATCCGCGCCGTACAGAAAGTCGCAGTAGAAAAATCACGTCTGAAAATTCCTCTGATCTTCGGTATGGACGTCATCCATGGTTATGAAACAACATTCCCAATCCCGTTGGGACTTGCAGCTTCATGGGATATGAATTTGGTACAGCAATCCGCCCGAATTGCTGCTCGTGAGGCCGCTTCAGATGGTATTAACTGGACTTTTTCGCCAATGGTTGATATTTCGCGCGAACCGCGTTGGGGACGTGTTTCTGAAGGCGCTGGTGAAGATCCCTATCTCGGAAGTCAAATTGCTAGAGCCATGGTTTATGGGTATCAGGGAAAAAATTTGGCGGACAAGAACACGATTTTGGCCTGTGTAAAACACTTTGCGCTTTATGGCGCTCCTGAAGGCGGCCTCGATTACAACACAGTGGATATGAGCCATACCAGGATGTTCAATGAATATTTTGCGCCCTACAAAGCAGCTGTGGATGCCGGAGTAGCATCGGTGATGGCGTCATTCAATGAAGTGGACGGAATTCCAGCCACCGGTAACAAATGGCTAATGGACGATGTACTTCGCAAGAAATGGGGCTTTAACGGATTTATTGTGACCGATTATACAGGTATCAATGAAATGATTGATCACGGAATGGGTGATCTTCAGCACGTCTCAGCGCTTGCGATGAATGCAGGTATCGATATGGATATGGTGGGCGAAGGTTTCCTGAAAACTTTAAAGCAGTCCGTAAGCGAAGGAAAAGTTTCAGAAGCGCAGATTACTCAGGCGGCCAGAAGAATTCTTGAAGCCAAATATGATCTGGGATTGTTCGAAGACCCTTACCGCTACGGCAGCGCCAATGATGCTCAAAAAGAAGTTTTCAATGCGTCAAATCGTGCAGTAGCTAGAAATGTAGCTGCACAGTCTATGGTTTTACTTAAAAATGACAAAAATATTCTTCCATTAAAGCAAAAAGGAACCATTGCATTGATTGGTCCGCTGGTAGATAACTCCGTAAACATGGCAGGAACCTGGTCTGTTGCAACCAAACACGGTTCTGCTGTAACACTCTTAAAAGGACTTCAGGAAAGCGTCGGCAAAAATGTTAAAATTCTGACTGCCAAAGGTGCAAACGTTGAGGATAACAAGGTATTGGAAGATGTGTATGCAGCCCATGGAAAGGTTGTTGACCGCGATTCACGTGAACCTTCATTGATGATAAAAGAAGCTTTAAATGTCGCTGAACAGGCTGATGTTGTGGTTTTGGCAATCGGTGAAAGTGCTGAAATGAGCGGTGAATCTTCTTCCCGTGCTAATATTGATATTCCGGCATCGCAGGTTCGTTTGCTGAACGAACTGAAGAAAACCGGCAAACCAATCGTTGTCGTGCTCCTGACTGGGCGTCCGCTTACCTTAACAAATATCAAAGATACCTCCGAAGCCATTATAAATGCGTGGTTTCCGGGAACTGAAGCTGGATATGCCGTAGCAGATATTCTTTTTGGAAAAGTAAATCCTTCGGGTAAACTTCCTATGACTTTCCCGAGAAGTGTTGGACAGATTCCTATATATTATAACCGTAAAAATACAGGCCGCCCGCTTGATGCAGCTCTAACTGATAAATGTGAATATCAGCGTTTCCGATCAAATTATATGGATGAGTGTAACACGCCGCTTTATCCTTTCGGCTACGGGTTGAGCTATACTAAATTTGAATATTCCGAATTGACGGTTTCAAAAACCAATCCAACCGGTAACCAAAGCATTCAGGCTTCTGTAAACGTAAAAAATACCGGCAATTATGACGGTGCAGAAGTAGTGCAGCTGTATATCCGCGATCTGGTGGGTAGCAACACGAGGCCGATAAAGGAACTGAAAGGCTTCCAAAAAATATTCCTGAAAAAAGGAGAAAGCAAACAAGTTTCTTTCAATATCACTCCGGACGACTTGAAGTTTTACGATAATAATTTAAAATACGATTGGGAAGCCGGTGATTTCGATATTATGATAGGAACAAGTTCCGCCGATGTGAAAACTGCACGGATTAACTGGAGCAAATAA
- a CDS encoding carboxylesterase family protein, producing MKIFKMVLLSCTIAAGHVVFAQEIKAEFKKEIKEVQQISYILDFPQGAKGNVPLIVFLHGSGERGNDLEKVKAHSPFTYKKLIKEPVAILAPQCPENVWWDTEAVYSLIKEIQSKYKIDASRIYLTGLSMGGWGTWKLANEHPEMFAAVAPICAPSDRWMRATINRYKGLPIKIFHGGNDDIVNPLNSIEIYQALKKVNPDVSLTIFPDDNHNSWDSTYSDPLFYEWMLKQKKNNQNITK from the coding sequence ATGAAAATATTCAAAATGGTGCTGCTTTCCTGTACAATTGCTGCTGGACATGTAGTGTTTGCTCAGGAAATCAAAGCTGAATTCAAAAAAGAGATTAAGGAAGTTCAGCAGATTTCATATATCCTTGATTTTCCACAAGGTGCAAAAGGAAATGTGCCGCTCATCGTATTTCTCCACGGTTCCGGCGAGCGCGGAAATGATCTGGAAAAAGTAAAAGCCCATAGCCCTTTCACTTATAAGAAGTTAATAAAAGAACCGGTAGCAATTCTGGCTCCTCAATGCCCTGAGAACGTTTGGTGGGACACGGAAGCGGTTTATAGTTTGATCAAAGAAATTCAGTCAAAATATAAAATTGATGCATCCAGAATTTATCTTACCGGGCTTTCCATGGGCGGCTGGGGCACGTGGAAACTCGCCAACGAGCATCCCGAAATGTTTGCAGCTGTAGCTCCAATCTGCGCACCTTCCGACCGATGGATGCGAGCGACCATTAACCGTTATAAAGGGCTTCCAATAAAGATTTTCCATGGTGGAAATGATGATATTGTAAATCCATTGAATTCCATCGAGATATATCAGGCATTAAAAAAAGTAAATCCGGATGTTTCGCTTACCATTTTCCCAGATGATAACCATAACTCTTGGGACTCCACTTATTCAGATCCATTATTTTATGAATGGATGCTGAAACAGAAAAAAAACAATCAAAACATAACAAAATAG